The DNA window TCTTGAAGCCAAAATCGATTCCCTTCGTGAGGAAATGCAACAGATGAACAGACAACTGAACGAACGAAGCGATCGCCTCGAAGAAGAACTCGCAGACACGCAAACCTCGGTCGAAGTGTTGACCACGAAGGTGCTCCATCACGACCGAAAGCTTCGCCAATTGGCCAAACAAGCGTAGCTCCTCTCGAAAGATTAGCCTTTTTGATCCACCGCAACGAACAAAACCGCTCCTGTTTCATCCTCCTGTTCCCTTTGATGAAATGGAGCGGTTTTCGTCTGAACATGGCGATCTTTTTCCCATCGCGGCCAAATGATGCATTCCTCATTTCACCAGCCCGTGGCGAAACGCATAAATCACCGCTTGCGTCCGGTCTTGGACGCCGAGTTTGGCGAGGATGTTGCTCACATGCACTTTCACCGTTTTGAGCGAAATGAACAATTCATCGGCCATTTCTTGATTCGTCTTCCCTTGCGCCATCAGCAAAAGCACTTCCATCTCCCGGCTCGTGAGCTGTTCGTGCGGCAGCCGCTCTCGTTGTCTTCGCCGGTTTTGCATGACTTTTCCCGCCACTTCCGGCTCGAGCACCGATTGCCCGTGGAACGTAGCGCGAATGGCGTCGGCAATTTCGCTCGCTTTCGATGTTTTCAACAAATAGCTCGTCGCCCCTGCTTCAAGCGCAGCGAACACCTTTTCATCATCCAAAAAACTCGTCACGACAATGATTTTTGCCTCCGGCCATGCATGGATGATTTCCTGTGTCGCCGCAATGCCGTCCATCGGTTCCATCACAAGATCCATTAAAATGACATCCGGCCGCAACTCGAGGGCGAGCTCCACCCCTTTTTTCCCATCTTCCGCCTCACCGATCACCTCCATATCCGGTTGAGCGGATACATACGCCGACACGCCAAGCCGCACCATTTCATGATCATCGACAAGCAGCACCTTAATCACGGTCATCCCCCCTGTGCAAAAGCGGCACTTTCACTTCCAACCTCGTTCCTTGACCTTTTAAACTCACGATTTTCAACATCCCGCCGATTTCCGCCGCCCGCTCATACATGTGCTGCAACCCGTACGAGCCGCTTTTCGAACGTTCCACATCAAAACCAACACCATCGTCCGTGACGCGCAAAATGGCAAACCCGTCCCGTTCGATGAGCAGCACTTCCAACGATTTCGCTTTCGCATGGCGCAACGTGTTAGACAGCGACTCCTGCAAAATGCGAAACAGATGATCTTCCACCCCTTTATCCAGCGGAACATCTTCGATTTTCCACTTCATCTCGAGCGGCACTTTGCCCGCCAATTCCGTGAGCAGTTCGTTCATCCCTTCTTGGAGCGATTTTCCTTTCAACTGCACCGGCCGCAAATGCAAAAGCAGCGCCCGCATTTCCAATTGCGACTGATGAATCATTTGTTCGACCATGGCCAATTGTTTGCGTTGCCGTTCATCATCCAGCGGCATCGTTTCGATGACGGCCGACATCATCATCGAAGCGGCGAACAATTGTTGGCTGACCGAATCGTGCAGCTCCCGCGCCAGCCGCGTGCGCTCTTCAGAAAGAATGCGTTCAACGAGCCGTTCTTCCTGTTCGGCCTTTTCCGCCGCCAATTTTTGCACGCGTTTCGTTTGCTCGAGCCATTGCGCTTGCAGTTTCTCGATTTGTTGCCAAACGTCTTGCAGTTCCGATGGCGGCTCGGTCCGGTAAAGCTCCCCGATTTCACCGCGTTCAATGTGTTCAAGAGCCTGCCTGAGAGCCTCGCACTGCCTGCGCCAAACGAAGTCCAACAGAAGCCCGCTCGCGATTCCAATCAGCAAACAGCCGGCTGTCACAAACAGCAAAAACGGGACCCCCATCACCGTTCTCTCCCACAGCTCCGCCCACGCCCCCAGCGGAAACGCGTACACAAAGGAAACAAATAACAAACCAAAAACGGTCAGCGCTGATAAAACGGAAACGATCAACGGCCGGCTCATAGCCGCTTCACCTCAAGATGGCCGATCATCATCGAGGTGACAATTTTCAGTTTCCGCTCGGCCGCTTGATACGAAGGAGTCTGATAAAGGAACGTTTGATTGAGCAAATGTTCTGTTGCATGCCCAAACACCGTCGCACCGCCAACGACGGACGAATGGACGACTTTTGTCTCCACCTCGTACGGAACAAGCACGCGCACATGACCGATCAACCCGCGCACCATAATCACCGCTTCCCCTTTCGGCAAGACGGTGTTGCTGACATCGATCACCGTATCGCCAATACCGGTTTGAATATTCACATCATCCCATTCATACACATATTCGGGAGTCGCTTGCCGTCCAAACAGCACATTATGAAACAGCGGCTCTCGGCCAATGATTTCCTCTTTTCCACTAGTCGCTTCGGTGATGACTGGCCGAATAACGGTCGGCTGCTGCTTGGATTGAACGAACTTCCAAAGAACGTAAAATAAGCCAGCAACAATGATCAACCGGGCCGTCACCATCGTAAACATATGAAACACGAGACTAATGCCACCGAGCCAAAAGAGCACTTTCCCCCGTTTGCGCGGCCATGACTGTTTTCCGATATAAAGCAAAGCGACCGATAATCCGATGGAAAACAACCATCCGGGATGGAAAAACGAAATTTCAATCGCAAAAAGCACTAGCGCGATCAAAACCGCCCAGCTGACATAATCCGTTTTCTTCCGTTGATCGAGCATGTGGGGAGCCCCCCTGTTGTTCAAAATGAAAAAAGATTGTCTCAAAAGATCATTTTCGTTTTCCTCTTCCTCTCAACAAGGCACAATATATCGTTTTGTTGAGCGTGTTTCGCATACACGGGTATGAAAGAAGGTGCCCCGTTATTTGTTGGGACACCTTCTAGCATATCCGGTTAGTTTCCTTCGTGCAACTGCTTTTCCAATTGGGCAATGCGGGCGTCAATCGTGCTCCGATAATCATCGGACTGGACTTGCTGCTCCAGGCGGTCAAGGTAGGCTTCCGCATCGGCGAACGCCGCCAGCGCCGGGCCGGCATCCCCGTTGATCACCCGATGGATTCGGTAGTGCGCCCGCACCGCGTTTTCCCTTCCCATCAACTCCATGCGCCGCATCTGCATGTCTTTCAGCTTATGCTTCATGTCCTCATATTTTGCTTCCAACTCAAACAGCTCGCGGCTCGCTTGCTCGAGCAGCTGTTTCAGGCGGCCCGCCCGTTCCGCATAGTGCGCTTGTTCGCGCCGGGCAAATTCGGCCAGCTCTACTTCCCCGGCCTGCGCCGCCACCTCCGCCTGCTTGCTTCGTTTTTCCGCCATCTGTTCTGCCTCGCGATGTTCACGGGCAAACTGCTCTTTCAGCACATACTGGCGCTCAAGCAGCTGCCGCACCCGCTCGACTTCTTGTTCACATTGGCGCAAATAGTGATTGAGCAGCGCAATGGGGTTTTTCTTTTCTTTTTCGTCAAGCCATTCATGAAGATCGGCTTCAATGATCGTTTTCAAGCGAGAGAATACACTCACCATCGATTCGCTCCTTTTCCATAAATTTTATTAATAATGCTTCTGCAGCTCCGCCCATTGTTTTTCAAAGTTGACAAACGGGTCGCCTACTTCTGGAACGGCGCGCTCATCTTTCACTCCGTTCCATTTTTTATATACGACATACAACACATATGCTGCGACAAGCGCGATGAGCGCCGGCACATTCGAGGCGCTGGCCACCAACGCCGCACAGCCAATGAGCGCCCACACCACTTTCCCAACTGTCGATGGGGCTTTCAAACATTTCTTGAACGCATAGTACAGCACCGCCAGCGTGATTGCCAGCCCGACAAGCGGCCCGAGATGAAACAGCAACACAAGCAACGCCACCCCGCCGGCAACGAACAGTCCAATCTTTTTTGCCATCCTTTCGCCTCCTTTCGTCTTTCATCATATCGCAGACAACCTGCTTCTCTTCATGTTCCAAAGATATATTTTGACTACGACTCGAGGCGTATTTTTCGTTTGGTAAGGTTGTAAAAACATTCATGAGCAAGCCTTGCCCCACCCCGACACGAAAATGATGGATCAAGGCGGCGCATGTTCACAGAAAGATCCATGGGCAACGTTTTGCCCTCCACCCGGGCATGAAAATCACCACTCACCTAGGGATGCGTTTTTTACTTGAATGAAACGGTTTGAAAGCAATCCCTTTATCAAAAAAGAGCGGCTGTGCTGCTTGGCTTCACCGCCAAGCTTCACTCACCGCTCCTGCGAAAAGGTTTGCTATAGGGAATTTTACTTTGGTATTGGCAAACGTTTATTGTACGTAGAAAAGATCCAGTTTGTGTCTACCCTTTCAACGTGGTTTTTGCCACCGCTTCCACATGCGCCGTGTGCGGAAACATGTCAACCGGTTGGATGTAGTCGACGTGATACGCCACGGCCAAAGTGTCGAGGTCGCGGGCGAGGCTCGATGGGTTGCACGAGACGTAAACGACCTTCTGCGGGCGGACGCGGAGAATCGTTTCAAGCAGCGCCCGGTCGCAGCCGATGCGGGGCGGGTCGACGATGATGACGTCCGGCTTCCAGCCTTCGTTCACCCATTTGGGCAGCCAATATTCCGCTTTGCCG is part of the Geobacillus sp. 46C-IIa genome and encodes:
- a CDS encoding response regulator transcription factor; translated protein: MIKVLLVDDHEMVRLGVSAYVSAQPDMEVIGEAEDGKKGVELALELRPDVILMDLVMEPMDGIAATQEIIHAWPEAKIIVVTSFLDDEKVFAALEAGATSYLLKTSKASEIADAIRATFHGQSVLEPEVAGKVMQNRRRQRERLPHEQLTSREMEVLLLMAQGKTNQEMADELFISLKTVKVHVSNILAKLGVQDRTQAVIYAFRHGLVK
- a CDS encoding sensor histidine kinase, with amino-acid sequence MSRPLIVSVLSALTVFGLLFVSFVYAFPLGAWAELWERTVMGVPFLLFVTAGCLLIGIASGLLLDFVWRRQCEALRQALEHIERGEIGELYRTEPPSELQDVWQQIEKLQAQWLEQTKRVQKLAAEKAEQEERLVERILSEERTRLARELHDSVSQQLFAASMMMSAVIETMPLDDERQRKQLAMVEQMIHQSQLEMRALLLHLRPVQLKGKSLQEGMNELLTELAGKVPLEMKWKIEDVPLDKGVEDHLFRILQESLSNTLRHAKAKSLEVLLIERDGFAILRVTDDGVGFDVERSKSGSYGLQHMYERAAEIGGMLKIVSLKGQGTRLEVKVPLLHRGDDRD
- the liaF gene encoding cell wall-active antibiotics response protein LiaF — translated: MLDQRKKTDYVSWAVLIALVLFAIEISFFHPGWLFSIGLSVALLYIGKQSWPRKRGKVLFWLGGISLVFHMFTMVTARLIIVAGLFYVLWKFVQSKQQPTVIRPVITEATSGKEEIIGREPLFHNVLFGRQATPEYVYEWDDVNIQTGIGDTVIDVSNTVLPKGEAVIMVRGLIGHVRVLVPYEVETKVVHSSVVGGATVFGHATEHLLNQTFLYQTPSYQAAERKLKIVTSMMIGHLEVKRL
- a CDS encoding PspA/IM30 family protein, whose protein sequence is MVSVFSRLKTIIEADLHEWLDEKEKKNPIALLNHYLRQCEQEVERVRQLLERQYVLKEQFAREHREAEQMAEKRSKQAEVAAQAGEVELAEFARREQAHYAERAGRLKQLLEQASRELFELEAKYEDMKHKLKDMQMRRMELMGRENAVRAHYRIHRVINGDAGPALAAFADAEAYLDRLEQQVQSDDYRSTIDARIAQLEKQLHEGN
- a CDS encoding flagellar basal body rod protein, giving the protein MAKKIGLFVAGGVALLVLLFHLGPLVGLAITLAVLYYAFKKCLKAPSTVGKVVWALIGCAALVASASNVPALIALVAAYVLYVVYKKWNGVKDERAVPEVGDPFVNFEKQWAELQKHY